The Psychromonas sp. MME1 genome window below encodes:
- the murC gene encoding UDP-N-acetylmuramate--L-alanine ligase: MTKIELAQIRTIIPEMRRVKQIHFIGVGGAGMGGIAEVLAYEGYHITGSDIAENAVVKRLRAIGADIFIGHKQENIYGASVVVVSTAIAADNAELLAAQQARIPVVRRAEMLAELMRYRHGVAIAGTHGKTTTTSLIASIYGQANLDPTFVIGGLLNSAGTNAKLGQSRYLIAEADESDASFLHLQPMVSVITNIEADHMDTYQGNFEVLKDTFVQFIQNLPFYGTAVVCLDDKVIESLIPRFARQCITYGFHEQADVRISDFKQTVTRSEFVVHRVNREALTIQLNLPGKHNALNAAAAIAVAMEDNIDDSDILNALNEFQGIGRRFEQYGEFETGRGKAMLIDDYGHHPTEVLATINAIKEAWPEKRLLMAYQPHRYTRTRDLYEDFSQVLAQVDQLFLLDVYAAGEAPIPGADSRSLCRTIRLSSGKEPIFVPTPEALPMMLAQIIGDGDIVLTQGAGNIGGVVKLLAELQLDIQKMQQVGNE, translated from the coding sequence ATGACAAAAATTGAACTCGCACAAATACGTACCATTATTCCTGAAATGCGTCGCGTTAAACAGATTCATTTTATCGGAGTGGGTGGTGCCGGTATGGGCGGGATCGCCGAAGTACTTGCCTATGAAGGTTACCATATTACCGGATCGGATATTGCTGAGAATGCGGTTGTTAAGCGTCTGCGTGCTATCGGCGCTGATATTTTTATCGGCCATAAGCAGGAAAATATCTATGGCGCATCGGTAGTGGTCGTATCTACGGCTATCGCTGCCGACAATGCCGAGTTGTTGGCGGCTCAACAGGCGCGTATTCCCGTTGTGCGTCGCGCTGAAATGTTAGCTGAATTAATGCGCTATCGACATGGTGTTGCCATCGCTGGGACACATGGTAAAACAACCACGACAAGCTTAATTGCGAGTATTTATGGACAAGCGAATTTAGATCCTACTTTTGTTATTGGAGGATTACTCAATAGCGCAGGCACCAACGCAAAGTTAGGCCAAAGCCGCTATTTGATAGCTGAAGCCGATGAAAGTGATGCATCATTCTTACATTTACAACCAATGGTATCAGTGATCACCAATATTGAAGCTGATCATATGGATACGTATCAGGGGAATTTTGAAGTATTAAAAGATACTTTTGTGCAATTTATACAAAACTTACCTTTTTACGGCACAGCCGTTGTTTGCCTAGATGATAAAGTGATAGAGTCATTAATACCTCGCTTTGCGCGGCAATGTATCACCTATGGTTTTCATGAGCAGGCCGATGTAAGAATCTCTGATTTTAAACAGACAGTGACACGCAGTGAGTTTGTTGTACATCGAGTGAATAGGGAAGCATTAACCATTCAACTTAATTTACCCGGCAAACATAATGCTTTAAATGCAGCGGCGGCGATTGCCGTTGCCATGGAAGATAATATCGATGATAGTGATATTCTCAATGCACTTAATGAGTTTCAAGGTATTGGGCGTCGTTTTGAGCAGTATGGTGAATTTGAAACCGGACGTGGTAAAGCGATGCTTATTGACGATTATGGGCACCATCCAACGGAGGTACTTGCCACCATTAACGCCATTAAAGAAGCTTGGCCAGAAAAACGGCTATTAATGGCATATCAACCTCATCGCTATACCCGTACACGGGATCTTTATGAAGATTTTTCGCAGGTATTAGCACAGGTTGATCAGCTCTTTTTACTAGATGTTTACGCTGCCGGAGAAGCGCCTATACCGGGCGCTGACAGCCGTTCATTATGCCGAACAATTCGCCTTAGTAGTGGTAAAGAGCCCATTTTTGTCCCGACCCCTGAAGCGCTACCGATGATGTTGGCACAAATAATTGGTGATGGTGACATTGTCTTAACACAAGGTGCCGGTAATATTGGTGGTGTAGTAAAATTACTTGCAGAATTACAATTAGACATACAAAAAATGCAACAAGTAGGAAATGAATAA
- a CDS encoding cell division protein FtsQ/DivIB translates to MKFGKLVSLLFFITLIYFLQYGYFRVSAWLTDQQSMPLSSLILTGNIKHIAVNDVRKILIAQQNRLNFFTLEIAEIQQEIENLPWVYSASIRKRWPDTLKIHIVEQSIVAIWNDKTLLNRFGEIITVSPDTTDDKLATLYGEDQFAGDILTDYMKINRLLKVNKFKIASLTSDKRHSSDVTLDNGIALRLGQEQQLDRIQRFLSVYPLLEKEYDITTIDYIDLRYDTGFAIGWKNKLK, encoded by the coding sequence GTGAAATTTGGTAAATTAGTTAGTTTACTGTTTTTTATTACTTTAATTTATTTCCTTCAGTATGGTTATTTTAGAGTAAGTGCTTGGTTAACTGATCAGCAATCGATGCCATTGAGCTCATTGATTTTAACGGGTAATATTAAGCACATTGCCGTAAATGATGTACGTAAAATTCTTATTGCACAGCAAAACAGATTGAATTTTTTTACATTAGAAATTGCAGAAATACAGCAGGAAATAGAAAATCTGCCATGGGTTTATTCTGCCTCGATTCGTAAACGTTGGCCGGATACATTAAAAATTCATATTGTTGAGCAATCAATTGTTGCAATATGGAATGATAAAACGCTATTAAATCGTTTTGGTGAGATAATTACGGTTTCACCCGATACCACGGATGATAAATTAGCGACACTTTACGGCGAAGATCAGTTTGCGGGTGATATATTAACTGATTATATGAAAATTAATCGCTTACTGAAGGTGAATAAATTTAAAATAGCCTCTTTAACAAGTGATAAACGTCATTCAAGTGACGTTACGTTAGATAATGGAATCGCATTACGTTTAGGTCAGGAGCAACAACTTGATCGTATTCAACGTTTCTTAAGTGTGTATCCTTTACTTGAAAAAGAATATGATATAACAACAATCGATTATATTGATTTGCGTTATGATACTGGTTTCGCAATCGGTTGGAAAAATAAGTTAAAATGA
- the murF gene encoding Mur ligase family protein: MLSLSVAEIALATGGDIFNEPASELVIDSVCTDSRNVNMNSLFIALQGASFDAHAFIDDVESRAALLLVHRKVNTGLPYILVKDTRIALGLLGAYVRDKIEGLKCAAITGSNGKTTTKELLSQILRQHDPAKDAVLATAGNFNNDIGLPLTLLRLSQSNHFAVVELGANHPGEIAYTAKLAKPDVALINNVMPAHLEGFGIACRGCKSQGRNLAKFICTRYCCT, from the coding sequence ATGTTAAGTTTAAGTGTTGCTGAAATTGCATTGGCAACGGGAGGGGATATTTTTAATGAACCGGCGAGCGAGTTGGTGATCGACTCGGTTTGTACTGATAGCCGTAATGTTAACATGAACTCTCTATTTATTGCTTTACAGGGCGCGTCATTTGATGCACATGCGTTTATTGATGACGTTGAAAGTCGTGCTGCTCTATTGTTAGTGCATAGAAAAGTTAATACAGGATTACCTTATATTTTAGTGAAAGACACGCGTATTGCCCTGGGGCTTTTAGGTGCCTATGTCAGAGATAAAATTGAAGGGCTTAAGTGCGCAGCGATCACAGGTAGTAATGGTAAAACCACAACGAAAGAGTTATTGAGTCAAATATTACGGCAGCATGATCCAGCGAAAGATGCCGTGTTGGCGACAGCTGGCAATTTTAATAATGATATTGGTTTACCTTTAACACTATTACGTTTAAGCCAATCGAACCATTTCGCTGTTGTAGAGCTAGGGGCAAATCACCCTGGTGAAATTGCCTATACAGCAAAGCTTGCTAAACCTGATGTAGCGCTGATTAATAATGTTATGCCAGCTCATTTAGAAGGGTTTGGAATAGCTTGCCGGGGTTGCAAAAGCCAAGGGAGAAATTTGGCAAAGTTTATCTGCACAAGGTATTGCTGTACTTAA
- the murD gene encoding UDP-N-acetylmuramoyl-L-alanine--D-glutamate ligase: MDKQQVGVIGLGVTGVSCVDFLHAQGYRVTVFDTRDCPPEVDKLNGDVTLLLGPLTGTELAKFPLLVVSPGLPLSLPAIQFAIEQGVEVIGDIELFARQLQTQPYQHAKLVTITGSNGKSTVTTLLGEMAKQDNINVAVGGNIGIPALQLLAPNIDLYILELSSFQLETTHSLLADVATILNISEDHLDRYDSFQHYAQTKQFIYTQSKKALYNRDDLLTLPVNEAQPQNSFGFDERDYGIVKDEQGNICLAHQGAPFFAVQQLKLSGKHNWLNALAAFALGEAVGISKKAMLTTLKNYSGLRHRCEFIADINGVRWINDSKATNVGATQAALMGLSATIAGKVHVILGGEGKGADFSELTAVLQEVEGLIVCFGKDAEQIMAVSGRAQRVNNLDEAVQLIAANSDRGDLVILSPACASLDMYRNFMARGDHFKALVSAMEAQG; this comes from the coding sequence ATGGATAAACAACAGGTTGGAGTGATTGGATTAGGGGTAACGGGGGTATCTTGTGTCGATTTTTTGCATGCACAAGGATACCGGGTCACCGTATTTGATACCCGTGATTGCCCACCTGAGGTCGATAAGCTAAATGGTGACGTTACTCTTCTCCTTGGCCCTTTAACTGGAACGGAATTAGCAAAATTCCCACTGCTTGTGGTGAGCCCTGGCTTGCCACTTAGCTTACCTGCAATACAGTTTGCCATTGAACAGGGTGTTGAAGTCATCGGCGATATAGAATTATTTGCGAGGCAGCTACAAACGCAACCATATCAACATGCAAAGCTTGTTACAATCACCGGCTCTAATGGAAAAAGTACCGTAACAACGCTACTTGGCGAAATGGCAAAGCAAGACAATATTAATGTTGCCGTTGGTGGTAATATTGGCATTCCTGCATTACAACTGCTTGCGCCAAATATTGACTTATATATTCTTGAGTTATCTAGCTTTCAATTGGAAACAACCCATTCATTACTTGCTGATGTTGCGACTATTTTAAACATTAGTGAAGATCATTTAGATAGATATGACTCTTTTCAACATTACGCGCAAACCAAACAATTTATTTATACGCAAAGCAAAAAGGCACTCTATAACCGAGATGACCTTTTAACTTTACCAGTAAACGAAGCACAACCCCAAAATAGCTTTGGTTTCGATGAGCGAGACTACGGCATAGTAAAGGATGAACAGGGCAATATCTGCTTAGCTCACCAAGGCGCGCCATTTTTTGCCGTACAACAGCTGAAGTTAAGTGGTAAACATAACTGGTTGAACGCACTCGCCGCCTTTGCATTAGGGGAAGCGGTTGGCATCAGTAAAAAGGCGATGTTAACGACACTAAAAAACTATTCCGGATTAAGGCATCGTTGTGAATTTATTGCTGATATTAATGGTGTACGTTGGATAAATGACTCGAAAGCGACCAATGTAGGTGCTACACAGGCGGCCTTGATGGGGCTATCTGCGACCATTGCAGGTAAGGTTCATGTTATTTTAGGCGGCGAAGGAAAGGGGGCTGATTTTAGCGAGCTAACTGCAGTGCTACAGGAAGTGGAAGGGTTAATAGTCTGTTTTGGTAAAGATGCAGAGCAAATTATGGCTGTCAGTGGGCGTGCTCAGCGTGTCAACAACTTAGATGAAGCCGTGCAATTAATTGCAGCAAACAGTGACCGTGGTGATTTAGTTATTTTAAGTCCAGCCTGTGCCAGTCTTGATATGTATCGTAATTTCATGGCTAGAGGGGATCATTTTAAGGCGTTGGTGAGCGCCATGGAAGCACAAGGATGA
- the mraY gene encoding phospho-N-acetylmuramoyl-pentapeptide-transferase: MIVWLAELLSSYFTFFNVLTYLSVRTVMAVLTALAFSLWFGPKLIRFLQRMQIGQVVRNDGPESHFSKAGTPTMGGIMILAAICLSILLWARLDNYYVWIVLFTTLAFGGIGFMDDYLKVVRKHPDGLIARWKYFWQSITALLLGAVLMYSASSPAEMTFVVPFFKQYMPYLGLLFIPLVYFTIVGSSNAVNLTDGLDGLAIMPTVMVAAAFALIAYLTSHVNYAHYLYIPYIPKASELVIVCGTIVGAGLGFLWFNTYPAQVFMGDVGSLALGALLGIIAVLVRQEILLVIMGGIFVIETLSVILQVGSYKMRKQRIFRMAPIHHHYEKKGWPEPRVIVRFWIITIVMVLIGLVTLKVR, encoded by the coding sequence ATGATTGTTTGGTTAGCAGAATTACTTTCAAGTTATTTTACATTCTTTAATGTATTGACCTACCTTTCAGTTCGTACCGTGATGGCGGTACTGACCGCATTGGCATTTTCGTTATGGTTCGGCCCTAAACTTATCCGATTTTTGCAACGAATGCAGATAGGTCAAGTAGTGCGTAATGATGGTCCCGAATCCCACTTTAGTAAGGCTGGCACCCCAACGATGGGCGGGATTATGATCCTAGCAGCTATCTGTTTATCAATATTACTCTGGGCGCGTTTAGATAATTATTATGTGTGGATTGTGCTCTTTACTACGCTTGCCTTTGGTGGTATCGGTTTTATGGATGATTATTTAAAAGTCGTACGTAAGCATCCCGATGGATTAATTGCACGTTGGAAATACTTTTGGCAATCTATAACGGCATTATTGTTAGGTGCAGTGCTAATGTATAGTGCATCTAGCCCTGCTGAAATGACCTTTGTGGTGCCCTTTTTTAAACAATATATGCCTTACCTGGGATTGCTATTTATTCCTCTGGTTTATTTCACTATCGTTGGTAGCAGTAATGCGGTAAACCTAACCGATGGTTTGGATGGTTTAGCTATTATGCCAACTGTAATGGTAGCTGCGGCCTTTGCTCTTATTGCTTATTTGACCAGCCATGTTAATTATGCCCACTATTTATATATACCTTATATCCCCAAGGCGAGTGAATTGGTTATTGTTTGTGGAACGATTGTCGGTGCGGGTTTAGGTTTCCTATGGTTTAACACCTATCCTGCGCAAGTGTTTATGGGTGATGTGGGCTCTCTTGCTTTAGGGGCATTGCTTGGGATCATTGCCGTATTAGTACGCCAAGAAATATTATTGGTGATCATGGGAGGGATTTTTGTGATTGAAACGCTGTCAGTCATTCTCCAGGTTGGTTCCTATAAAATGCGTAAACAACGAATCTTTCGTATGGCCCCCATACACCATCATTATGAAAAGAAAGGATGGCCAGAGCCGCGTGTGATTGTACGTTTTTGGATTATTACCATTGTCATGGTATTGATTGGTCTTGTCACATTAAAGGTTCGTTAA
- a CDS encoding D-alanine--D-alanine ligase yields the protein MSVDFGKVAVLLGGNSAEREVSLRSGRAVLDALLRQGVDAIGVDPKHDDITQLKTGIDRVFIALHGRGGEDGCIQGFLTTLQIPFTGSDVLSSAIAMDKSKSKQIWQSSQLPTAHYQLIVKDHFNPEHAEDILAKLSGTVMVKPVNEGSSIGMAKATNVNELLAALTQAFTFDNKVLLETWITGQEYTVTILNGQALPAIRMQTANIFYDYQAKYQSTDTQYFCPCGLDPQKLAQLNDLAVSAFAAIGCSGWGRVDFMLDTQGNWYLLEVNTVPGMTETSLVPKAAKQAGLEFDELVLEILKQTL from the coding sequence ATGAGTGTTGATTTTGGTAAAGTTGCTGTTTTATTAGGGGGAAATAGTGCCGAGCGTGAGGTTTCGTTGCGCTCTGGTCGTGCAGTACTCGATGCCTTATTACGTCAGGGGGTTGATGCCATTGGCGTGGATCCTAAACATGATGATATTACGCAATTAAAAACGGGGATTGATCGTGTCTTTATCGCTTTGCATGGTAGAGGCGGTGAAGATGGCTGCATCCAAGGATTTTTAACCACGCTGCAAATTCCTTTTACGGGAAGCGATGTGCTTAGTTCTGCGATTGCAATGGATAAATCTAAAAGTAAACAAATTTGGCAAAGTTCGCAATTGCCCACTGCTCATTATCAACTAATTGTCAAAGATCACTTTAACCCTGAACACGCAGAGGATATACTTGCCAAGTTATCGGGAACTGTCATGGTTAAACCTGTTAATGAAGGTTCCAGTATTGGCATGGCAAAAGCTACAAATGTTAATGAATTACTTGCGGCACTAACGCAAGCGTTTACATTTGATAATAAAGTGCTATTAGAAACGTGGATTACTGGGCAAGAATACACGGTAACTATATTAAATGGTCAAGCTTTACCTGCAATTCGCATGCAAACAGCCAACATATTCTATGATTATCAAGCTAAATACCAATCTACGGATACCCAGTATTTTTGTCCCTGTGGATTAGACCCGCAAAAATTAGCGCAATTAAATGACCTTGCCGTTAGCGCATTTGCTGCGATTGGTTGCAGTGGTTGGGGACGGGTAGATTTTATGTTGGATACGCAAGGAAATTGGTATCTCCTTGAAGTAAATACCGTACCTGGTATGACTGAAACAAGTTTAGTACCCAAAGCAGCAAAGCAAGCTGGTCTTGAGTTCGACGAACTTGTTTTAGAAATATTGAAGCAAACATTATAA
- a CDS encoding Mur ligase family protein, which yields MWQSLSAQGIAVLNLDADFVNDYQQQIEQQGNKIITFSISNACANLFASNIRYDAMGNGRFTLNIEYDNEHQMVDIQLNIAGQHNVSNALAAASMAIALGCDIDAIQLGLNALHAVSGRVNCTAINEFISLIDDTYNANSASVKAAIDLLALQEGATLLILGDMAELGQYSEQEHIAVGEYAALKNIEQLLTVGILSEKTSIAYNESTDKNAIHFTNKQALNDYLREHILSNRTKVTILVKGSRGAKMEDAVAFIKQASH from the coding sequence ATTTGGCAAAGTTTATCTGCACAAGGTATTGCTGTACTTAACCTTGATGCTGATTTTGTTAATGATTATCAGCAGCAGATTGAACAGCAAGGCAATAAAATAATTACATTTTCCATAAGTAATGCTTGCGCTAATTTATTTGCGAGTAATATTCGCTATGATGCAATGGGCAATGGCCGTTTTACTTTAAATATAGAATACGATAATGAACATCAGATGGTTGACATCCAATTAAATATAGCCGGTCAACATAATGTAAGTAATGCACTTGCTGCTGCGAGTATGGCGATTGCTTTAGGATGTGATATTGATGCTATCCAATTAGGGCTTAACGCTTTGCATGCGGTATCAGGCAGAGTCAACTGTACTGCGATTAATGAGTTTATTTCGTTGATAGATGATACCTATAATGCAAATTCGGCATCCGTTAAAGCTGCTATTGATCTATTGGCTTTGCAGGAAGGGGCAACTTTACTTATTTTAGGTGATATGGCGGAGTTAGGGCAATATAGCGAGCAGGAGCATATTGCTGTTGGAGAGTATGCGGCATTGAAAAATATCGAACAGCTATTGACCGTTGGTATATTGAGCGAAAAAACATCAATTGCATATAATGAATCTACCGATAAAAACGCAATACATTTTACGAATAAACAAGCACTTAATGATTATTTACGAGAACATATTCTATCTAATCGAACAAAAGTTACTATTTTGGTTAAAGGCTCTCGTGGCGCAAAAATGGAAGACGCTGTGGCATTTATTAAACAGGCGTCACATTAA
- the murG gene encoding undecaprenyldiphospho-muramoylpentapeptide beta-N-acetylglucosaminyltransferase, which produces MNNKSLLVMAGGTGGHVFPGLAVADKLQQQGWHVYWLGTADRMEAQLVPEYGYPIDFIDIAGVRGNGLKRMLLAPFKIIKSIRQARQVLKQRNIKLVLGMGGFASGPGGIAAWSMGIPVVLHEQNAAMGLTNKILSHFAKKVLLGFASDIKAANAQLVGNPVREKLINLPAKKISDKAMPLKVLIVGGSLGAKALNELLPKVARHFSESQITIIHQTGKMHYQSVKQAYQEYNSASDVRAFITDMDEVYSWADLIICRAGALTVAEIAVVGLPAIFVPLPYAVDDHQTKNAQQLVDLQAAVLIPQKELNDDLLSDYLRKFSENRELLKVMSNNCRKAAITDATERVATICNQLITLTKKD; this is translated from the coding sequence ATGAATAATAAGTCACTTTTAGTCATGGCAGGAGGGACTGGCGGTCATGTGTTTCCTGGGTTGGCAGTCGCAGACAAACTACAACAACAAGGTTGGCATGTATACTGGCTTGGCACGGCTGACCGTATGGAAGCTCAACTGGTGCCTGAGTATGGTTACCCCATTGATTTTATTGATATTGCAGGTGTCCGAGGGAATGGTTTAAAGCGTATGCTACTCGCTCCCTTTAAAATCATTAAATCGATTAGACAGGCGCGTCAGGTTTTAAAACAACGTAATATAAAATTGGTCTTAGGTATGGGCGGCTTTGCTAGTGGTCCGGGGGGGATAGCCGCATGGAGTATGGGAATTCCCGTTGTTTTACATGAACAAAATGCCGCCATGGGGCTAACAAATAAAATATTATCTCATTTTGCTAAAAAAGTGTTGCTGGGTTTTGCGAGTGATATTAAAGCGGCGAATGCGCAATTAGTAGGCAATCCTGTCCGTGAAAAATTGATTAATCTGCCAGCAAAAAAAATATCAGATAAAGCAATGCCGTTAAAGGTACTGATTGTTGGTGGTAGCTTAGGCGCCAAGGCATTAAATGAGTTATTACCGAAAGTTGCTCGCCATTTTAGTGAATCACAAATAACGATTATTCATCAAACGGGCAAGATGCACTATCAGAGCGTGAAACAAGCTTATCAAGAATACAACTCAGCCTCTGACGTACGTGCGTTTATTACGGACATGGATGAAGTATACAGTTGGGCCGATTTAATTATTTGCCGTGCAGGGGCGTTAACGGTTGCTGAAATTGCGGTGGTTGGTTTACCCGCTATTTTTGTTCCACTACCCTATGCCGTAGATGACCACCAAACTAAAAATGCACAACAATTAGTTGATTTACAAGCAGCTGTGTTGATACCTCAAAAAGAACTCAATGACGATTTATTGAGTGATTATTTGCGTAAATTCAGCGAGAATAGAGAGTTGCTTAAAGTGATGTCTAATAATTGCAGAAAAGCAGCCATTACAGATGCGACCGAGCGCGTTGCGACTATCTGTAATCAACTTATTACATTAACAAAAAAAGATTAG
- the ftsA gene encoding cell division protein FtsA yields the protein METSYTVGLDIGSSKIVLLIGEELADNTINIVGIGESTSKGVDKGLVIDLNSVVEAIKTALERAEKMADCSVSSVNLNVSGSHIESLNESGTWAIEDHEVSTYDVESVLHNARSVKIRDDQRLLDVIPQEFSIDSQGHIKNPLGLSGVKLKADVHLITCHNDLVKNLEKAVERCGLVINQLTFSGVASSCSILSEDEKELGVCVVDMGSGTMDISIYVAGALKYSLVLDYAGNSVTNDIAIAFSAPPSSAEEIKVKHGSLNLDQIDDDEMIELPSVGGRDMRRLPRKTLINVIEPRYSELLTMVKKEIYKLDRKFVSEGLKQQLAAGIVLTGGAAQIPGLVEVAEKVFDNIQVRIGKPQNIQGLAEFVDTAAYSTAVGLLRYKNEGFSVNHETIIENPLIVFFNRIKSWIKKEY from the coding sequence ATGGAAACGAGTTACACAGTTGGATTAGATATTGGTAGCAGCAAAATCGTACTGCTTATCGGTGAAGAGCTTGCCGATAACACCATTAATATTGTTGGTATTGGCGAGTCTACTTCGAAAGGAGTGGATAAAGGCTTAGTTATTGATTTGAATTCTGTCGTAGAGGCGATTAAAACGGCTCTGGAACGTGCAGAGAAAATGGCAGACTGCTCAGTTTCATCGGTTAACCTAAATGTGTCTGGCTCTCATATTGAATCATTAAATGAATCAGGAACATGGGCAATTGAGGATCATGAAGTCAGCACATATGATGTGGAGAGTGTTTTACACAACGCTCGCTCTGTGAAAATTCGTGATGACCAACGTCTTTTAGATGTGATACCACAGGAGTTTTCTATCGACTCTCAGGGGCATATTAAAAACCCATTGGGGCTATCGGGAGTAAAATTAAAAGCAGACGTTCATTTAATAACTTGTCATAACGATTTAGTGAAAAATTTAGAAAAAGCCGTAGAACGATGTGGCTTGGTTATTAATCAGCTTACCTTTTCAGGTGTCGCTTCAAGCTGTTCAATTTTAAGTGAAGATGAAAAAGAGTTAGGTGTCTGCGTTGTTGATATGGGGAGCGGTACCATGGATATCTCCATTTATGTTGCAGGGGCGCTAAAATACAGTTTAGTACTTGATTACGCAGGAAATTCGGTGACGAATGATATTGCCATTGCTTTTAGTGCTCCGCCCAGTTCTGCGGAGGAGATCAAGGTTAAACATGGCAGTTTGAATTTAGATCAAATAGATGATGATGAGATGATTGAGTTGCCGAGTGTCGGTGGTCGAGATATGCGTCGTTTACCCCGAAAGACATTAATCAACGTGATCGAGCCGCGCTATAGTGAATTACTAACGATGGTGAAAAAAGAGATCTATAAGTTAGATCGAAAATTTGTCAGTGAAGGGTTGAAGCAGCAATTAGCCGCTGGAATAGTGTTAACGGGAGGTGCTGCACAAATCCCGGGCTTAGTTGAAGTTGCTGAAAAAGTTTTTGATAATATACAGGTTCGCATTGGTAAACCGCAGAATATTCAAGGTTTAGCCGAATTTGTTGATACTGCTGCATACTCTACTGCGGTGGGACTGTTACGTTATAAAAATGAGGGATTTTCAGTGAATCATGAAACAATCATAGAAAATCCATTGATAGTATTTTTTAATAGAATAAAAAGTTGGATAAAAAAAGAATATTAG